In the genome of Verrucomicrobiota bacterium, the window AAAGGCATAGCGTAGATGCTCCCCGACCAAAGTGACATTGTGAAGGTAGTGATGTTCGTTGATCAAGGCGTCGCACCGTGCGATATCCTTCGGTGAACTCAGCAGTCGAATTTGGCCATGCTCCAAAACATGTTGCTCCTCGGCGGAAAGGTCGCGGCGTTTGTGTTTGCTCATGCCGCGAGCGTAAAACAGTGAAAGAGGAATGTTCCGAAAAAAATGCCAACCCTCGTATCTCCAAACGGCTACCGAGGAGGAACGACGCGCCCTACGCTATCCTCACGGTTGGAAGTCGATTGGCCTGCGGCCAAACTCCTCCGAGTCAAACAACGTTCCAGATCTCTAACGCGCAAAGGCCGCCGGGCGTCAACTTCCCATCCAATCCCAGCGCCCCAGCCCCTTTGACCAAATTCAATTTGGATTTTCCCGGCGGCACGCCAATCGAACTGGTGCGCGCCATAGAGAAGGCATCCCCAAGCCACTCAACGCCATCGTTCCGCTGGAGTTGAGCAACACACGGCTCCCGGAGTTGCGTATGAAAAACGTGGACGTGGCGCAGTTGTTTCAAGCCCTTGAGTTGGCCAGCCGGAAAACCGTGACTTACATGTCGGGAAGAATGTCCGACTTCTACGGCGGAAATTTGCCAACGGGAATGGGGCGCGCAATGTATTCGAGCCAGCAGACATCTTTCGGCCTCTTCGACCGGCGCGGCGCCGCCTGCCAAAACCGGAAGTTATTTTTGCACAGACCCTTAGCGTAGCGCAGAGTTGCACTCTGCTGTATCGCGGAATTGCATTCCGCAGGGGTTCGACAAGTTCCAGGACTCTGAAACTCGCCGACGCGCTGCCGATTGCAAATCGGCGATACGGCAGAGTGCAACTCTGCGCTACGGCGGCTACGAATAGAGCGATAGAAATTGGCTTCGGAATGCCGTTTCCTGTTCAGGCACCCGCTCCCGCAACTTCTCCTTGGGCAGCGCGCCGTGTTGAAACCGGCGTTTCGGAAAGACCGGCATTTTAAGGCCGGTCACAGCCTTGATGCCGCGCGAAACGATTTCGCCCTTCAGCGCGTAGAGCTTCTCGGTGTCGTAGTTCGTCAGCGTAATGAACGGAATGCCTTCGGCGACTTCGATCACCGCCGGGCGTGTGAACGGGCTGAACCCGTCGAAGCCAAAAAACTTGGCCGGCGCGTAGGTGCGCGTGTAGCTCCGGCTCAGCCCGCCGCTGTAAGTGAGCGAATGCTTGATTTTGCCGACGCCCCAGCCTTCCTGGTACAACATCAGATTGTTCACGACGCTGCGGATCGTCAGCTCCGGGTTTTCCTCGATCGGATAGTCCTTCAAATTCTCGTCCCCGCCGTCGCCATCGATCAAATACTTCCACTGCGGATAACGCCCGCGAATGCCCCGGCACAGCGCCACGGCCATCGTCGCGGACTCAATGTCGAGCGGCTTGTAGTCCTCGACGATGCGGATGGTTTCAGCGATGTCGAGGCTGGCCGGGTCGGCTTCAATGGATTCGAGGAACAGGCCCCGGCCGAGTTGCTCAAGAAAGCCGCGGGCTTGCTTCAAGTCCGGGCCGTCGCCGAGCGACAGCGTGAACGCTTTCAACCGCCCCGGATTCATACCGAGCTTCTGCAGGCAATGATACGTCAGTACGAAAACGGCGCCGCTGTCGATCCCTCCGGAGAAGCAAACGCCGATCGGTTCGCGTTCCGGCACGTGCCGCAGCCACTGGATGATTTCGCCGGTCAAGGTGGAAACGTAGAGCGACCCGATCTCGTCGAGATCGGCGTTATGAACGTCACGCGGCGGCGTGAAGTAGCGCGTGTAAGCCGGATCCGGGTCCGGGCAGCCGACGAGCTGAATTTCCACGACGTAATGCGCCGGAACCATCCGCGTGTAGCTCGGATGGAATTGACCGTCCAGGCCTTCGGACTTGAGCCAGGCGTAAATCGAGTCAATTCGGTCGGCAACGATGAGCGCCGGACCTTCGTGGCGTTTGGCGAGGAAATAGCGCATGGGACGGTCGAGCGAGCGCGCCATGCGGACGATTTTGCCGTTCTTGGCCAACAGCGCGAAGGAGCCGTCAATCTCCCGCACGGCCTCGGCCTGGCCGCTGAGAACGCGGTTCCGTGCTGCCTCGGACGACATGTTGAAAATGCGATTCAGTGTTGGATCCAGCAGATCCACGACGCGTTCGAGATATTTATCCATAGGTCTTGGGACTTGGCGCTTGATCGGTGTCAGCTATCTCCACTGCCCTTCGGTCATTTCGCGAAGGTTCAATTTGAAGGGGTCAATCACGGCGTGTTTGATCCGCTGGCGTTTCCACGTGTAGGTCACGTGCACCGATCCGTCGTTCGCCTGTATGACGGCCGGGTAGGAAAACTCACCGCCGGGCTCGAATTCCAGGATTACCGCGGCGAACCACTTCTTGCCTTCGGGCGAAATCGCGACGTTCAACACGCCACGGCCCCGGTCCGTGTGGTTGTAAACCAGCAGCGCGCGTCCGTCGCGAAGCACCGTGGCGTCGATCCCGCTGTTCGGATTGGGCAGGTCCGTGGCTTTCATGCGGCTCCAGGTATGGCCGCCGTCCTCGGACCAGCTTTCCCTGATCTGCCGTTGTTTGGTGCGGCAAAGAATCTGCATTTTGCCGGAGGGATACGCCAGGATCGCCGGTTGAATCGCTCCGAATTCCATCGCGGCGTTCAGCGGCGGCGTGCGGGACCATTGCTGGCCGAAGCTCCGGGTGCTCTCCATGTGCACACGCCAGCCTGCGTCCTCGGTGCTCGAACCACAGACGATTCGGTTGTCATCCAGCTCCACCGGCTTGTTCTTGATCGGGCCGTAAATGTCATTGGGCAAGCGCCGAGGTTTGGACCATGTCCGCCCGCCGTCTTCGGATTTCATGAGCATTCCCCACCACGAGGACGGTTTTGGCCCCACCTTGTAGAAGAGCAGCAACGGGCCTTTCGACGGCTGGAACAGCACCGGGTTCCAGCACGGATAACGAATGTGCTTCTCGTCGTCCGCGCCGTTGATGACCTCGACCGGCTCCGACCACGCGTTGCCCTCGTACCGCGACAGCCAGATGCCGACGTCGAGCGCGCCTTCGCGTGTGCCGCCGAACCACGCGGCCATCAATCCCTCGCGCGTCTCCACGATGGTCGAGGCATGACACGAACGAAACGGCGCCTGTTCAAAGATGAATTCGGACTTGAGAAGGCCCGGTTGTGCCGAAGCCGAATCGACGCCTTGGGCACGGGCTGCCATAACGAAAACGATCGGGGCGATCAACGCCGCGCCACACGAACGCAGCGGTCTGGTCCAATGAGAACGGTGCGCGGACCCGGAACCGAATGGCGCCGGCAGTATCGCGCCAGCGTCTTGGAGTGCGCCAGTCCTCTGGCGCGTTTGGCCGCGGCCCGGAAAGCGGCAGAGGACTGCCGCAGTCCAAAACCTGGCGGATCTTTTCTGGCCCGGGACGAGGATCGGAAGCGGTTCGCTTGCCCAAAGGTTCCTGGAGAGTTCCCACAGCTCTCGCACCGTGCGCACGGACCATGAATTGGTAAGGACGCGTTCCACCGCGTCCCTGAAATTGTCTTTTCGATCGCTGCGTAAAGTCAGGGACGGAGTGGAATCCGTCCCTACCATGTTCATGGGAAAAATGAATGTCCGTTTCATGGGTCACTTCTTAGGCGCAGTGGTCATCGGAAAATCGTCCGTCCGAAACGGTGTGGCCGGCAAGCCGTCTTTGTTCCAGAGATTGACCACGGGATAATTCGCCCAACCGTAGCGCACCGCCACTGGCTTCGGAACTTCCGGACAACTCACAACAACTTTGTCGCCGTCAATCTCCGCTTTCGCCCAAACGAACTTCTTGTCCTCGCCGGCGATGGCGAATCCTTTCAGCGCGCCACCGCGCGCTTCCAGGCCGCCGCCCACGTTGTCGAAGCTCAGGATGATCTTGCCTCCGGCGGCTTTCATTTTCTTGTAGGTCGGCCCGGAGTGCACCAGACGCTTTTCCCCGTAAGCAATTCGGCGCGCCGCCAGGGCCAGTCTCGCCCCGACCGGCTCCTTCTTCCGCGGATGAATGTCGTTTTCTTCTCCAACATCCGTGATCACCGCCATCCCGACTTTCGGCAGGGCCTTCGTGGCGAGCAGTTGCGCTTCGCGAAGCTCGGCCCAATTGCTCTCGGCCGGTTGATCGAGGATCTTGGTGAACGGGGCGAGTTGCGCCTCCAGGAAAGTGAAATCGCCTTGATGCCAGTCGCGCCGCCAATTGCGGATCATGTCGGGAAACAAGGTGCGGTATTGCTGAGCCCGGCCCGCGTTGGACTCGCCCTGATACCAGATCGCGCCTTGGATCGCGAAGGGCAGCAGCGGCGCGATCATGCCGTTGTAAAGTTCGGTGGGCTTCCAAAACGGCTTTTGCGGGGGCTTTTTGTCCGAGGTTTTGCCCTGCTTTTTCAATTCCGCTTGTTCGGCCTCGAACTGGGCGAGCGCGGTTTCATATTTTTTGAGCGACTCCGCATAGCCGTCGAGAATCGCCTGCTTGTAATCGGGATCCGCTTCGAGGACGTCCTGGCTGATCCAGACTTCGGCGGGCGAACCGCCCCAGGACGTGTGAATCAATCCGACCGGGACGCCGAGGGCCTTCTGCAAATCGCGTCCGAAGAAATACGCCACCGCGGAGAAATTCGTCACCGTGTGCGGCCCACATTCCTTCCAGCTCGCTTTGACATCCTCGACCGGTTTGTCCGCCTTCAGCTTGGGAACCGTGAAGAGCCGGATCGACGGATTGGCCGAGGACGCGATGGCTTTTGCCGGTTCAAACGTCAGCCGCAGCGGCCATTCCATGTTCGACTGCCCGCTGGCCACCCACACTTCACCCACGAGCACGTCCTTCAGTTCGATCGTGTTTTGGCCTGCGACCTTCAAGATGTCCGGGCCGCCTGCCTTGAGTCTCGGCAGTTTGACCATCCATTTACCGTCCTTCGCGGTGGCGCTGACTTTGTGGCCGCGGAATTCGACGGTGACCTTCTCGCCTTCGTCCGCCCAGCCCCAAACGGGGACGGGCTTGCCTTGCTGAAGAACCACTCCGTCAGAGAAAAGGGCCGGCAAGTTGACGTCCGCCCGGAGGCCGGCGGTTCCGGCGAGGAGGAGCCACATCGTCGCCCCAGCCAAGGCACGCCGCGGCCCGCGTCTTGAAGTGGTAGGGCGAGTCCGTCCCGGCGAGCCGCTCGACGTGCGTGGAACACGTCGGACTAGGCTCGCTGGGGACAGGCTCGCCCTACCGTCTGGTTCATGGGAAGCCTCCGCGTGATCCGCGGTTTGATCGGGCGAAGCGGAGAGAAAACGGTTCAGGAAAATGTGGCTCGGTTCCATGCGGATAATCGACTCGAATCCGCACCGCGCGTCAACGCTGAAAGGATGAAAGGTACGGCAAGCGCGGGCGATTCGAAACTGGGATCAAGGCTCTCTGAGCAGGAGGTAACAGCAAACGGAGGGATGGAATCCTGTTCAGGCTGGGTCGTGCTGTCGTCTCGTCAATTGGTCTGTGCGGCAATTGCGATGGCTTTCTCGGTGTGATCCCAGGAGTCGGCGTAGTTCTTCATCGCACCGCCGTAATTGCCGGTGGTCACGTCAGCGTCCCCTTGATCCAGGGTCGCTTTGGCGAGGCGGAGCTCTGCGTCCACTTTGGACTGGTTTGCGGGCAGCAGCGCGATGAGAGCCTGGTTTTCCAGATAGAGCGTTTCCGCAATCAAGATGGGTCCAAGTTCACTCCCCCATTGGCGGTGCCTCCGTCGTCCTGCGCTTGGGATCGGAAGCTCCGGAACTTGTCGGCGCGCGGCCGATTCCAAATCGGCGATACGGCAGAGTGCAACTCTGCGCTACGCCTTCGCGCCTCCCCGGAGCGGCGTCCTCATTCGGAGATGCACCCGGACGCTGTGACGTTTCACCGACGCATGATTTTTTCGATTTCGTCAATCTCGATGGGAATGCTGGCCATCAAATCCACCGGGCCGGACTCGGTCACGAGCACGTCGTTCTCCAGGCGAACCGCGAAGCCTTCTTCCTTGATATAGATCGCCGGCTCGACGGTCATCACCCAGCCAGGCTGCATCGGCTCCGTCGTGAAGCCGACATCATGCACGTCCAACCCCAGCGGATGGCCTAGCCCGTGCATGAAGTATTTCTTGAAGGCCGGCTTGTCCGGATCCTGCCGCTTGATCGCGCGCGTGCTCAGAAGCCTCAGATCGACGAGCTCTTTCTCGATCATTTGCTCGCCTTCCTTTTGCCAGTCCTTCGGCTTCTTGCCCGGGACCAGGCCTTTGATCGACTGCCGAAAAACGCGCAGCACAGCTTCATAAACTTGTTTCTGTCGCCGTGTGAAACGGCCGTTGACCGGAATGGTGCGGGTGAGATCCGAATTGTAGTTCGCGTAGCTGGCCGCGACGTCCAGCAGCAGCAAATCCCCGTTCCGGCATGGCCGGTCGTTCTGAATGTAGTGCAGCACGCAAGCATTGGCCCCGGAAGCGATGATCGGCGTGTACGCGAAGGCGCCGCGCCGCCGAATGAACTCGTGCGCGAATTCGGCCTCGACCTCCGTTTCGCTCACGCCCGGCTTCACGAACCGAAGCACGCGGCGGAATCCCGCCTCCGTGAGCGCGCACGCTTTCTTGATGACTTCAACTTCGGCGTCGGATTTGACGATCCGCAGCCGGTGCATCAGCCGGGCCAGCCGCTGGTAATCGTGCAGCGGATAGCGCCGTATCGTGTCCGCCACGAACCGCGATTCGCGAGTCTCGACTTCCACGACGGCGCGTTTGTGTTCGTTTGAGTTGAGGTAGACGCGCTCGGACTCGCACAGGAGGCGGTGGAACAGCGGCCGAAGCTCCGAGAGCCAGTGGATCCGTTCAATGCCGGAGACTTCGCGCGCTTCTTCTTTGGTCAGCTTGTGGCCTTCCCAGGTGACCAGGTGCTCGTTCGTCTCGCGGAGGAACAGCATTTCGCGCTGCTTGTCGTCGTCGGCGTCCGGAGCGAGCAGAAGGACGCTTTCCTCCTGTTCGACGCCGGTGAGGTAAAAGAGATCGGAGTTCGGGCAGAGGCGAAGCGTGCCGTCGGCGTTGGTCGGCAGAACGTCGTTGGCATTCACGATGGCCAGCGAGTTCGGAAGCATCAGCTTCTTTAACTGTTGGCGGTTGGTTTTGAACAGTTGGGGATCAATGGGGGCGTGTCTCATATCTTCTTGACCACGGATTCTACGGATTTCGCGGATGCGGAAGCGGTCTTATCCGTGTCATCCGTGTCATCCGTGGTTGCATTAAGGTTCGTGGAAAGTTCCCTTGGTCTCGGAACCA includes:
- a CDS encoding sialidase, with protein sequence MAARAQGVDSASAQPGLLKSEFIFEQAPFRSCHASTIVETREGLMAAWFGGTREGALDVGIWLSRYEGNAWSEPVEVINGADDEKHIRYPCWNPVLFQPSKGPLLLFYKVGPKPSSWWGMLMKSEDGGRTWSKPRRLPNDIYGPIKNKPVELDDNRIVCGSSTEDAGWRVHMESTRSFGQQWSRTPPLNAAMEFGAIQPAILAYPSGKMQILCRTKQRQIRESWSEDGGHTWSRMKATDLPNPNSGIDATVLRDGRALLVYNHTDRGRGVLNVAISPEGKKWFAAVILEFEPGGEFSYPAVIQANDGSVHVTYTWKRQRIKHAVIDPFKLNLREMTEGQWR
- a CDS encoding sialate O-acetylesterase — its product is MWLLLAGTAGLRADVNLPALFSDGVVLQQGKPVPVWGWADEGEKVTVEFRGHKVSATAKDGKWMVKLPRLKAGGPDILKVAGQNTIELKDVLVGEVWVASGQSNMEWPLRLTFEPAKAIASSANPSIRLFTVPKLKADKPVEDVKASWKECGPHTVTNFSAVAYFFGRDLQKALGVPVGLIHTSWGGSPAEVWISQDVLEADPDYKQAILDGYAESLKKYETALAQFEAEQAELKKQGKTSDKKPPQKPFWKPTELYNGMIAPLLPFAIQGAIWYQGESNAGRAQQYRTLFPDMIRNWRRDWHQGDFTFLEAQLAPFTKILDQPAESNWAELREAQLLATKALPKVGMAVITDVGEENDIHPRKKEPVGARLALAARRIAYGEKRLVHSGPTYKKMKAAGGKIILSFDNVGGGLEARGGALKGFAIAGEDKKFVWAKAEIDGDKVVVSCPEVPKPVAVRYGWANYPVVNLWNKDGLPATPFRTDDFPMTTAPKK
- a CDS encoding asparagine synthetase B family protein; translated protein: MDKYLERVVDLLDPTLNRIFNMSSEAARNRVLSGQAEAVREIDGSFALLAKNGKIVRMARSLDRPMRYFLAKRHEGPALIVADRIDSIYAWLKSEGLDGQFHPSYTRMVPAHYVVEIQLVGCPDPDPAYTRYFTPPRDVHNADLDEIGSLYVSTLTGEIIQWLRHVPEREPIGVCFSGGIDSGAVFVLTYHCLQKLGMNPGRLKAFTLSLGDGPDLKQARGFLEQLGRGLFLESIEADPASLDIAETIRIVEDYKPLDIESATMAVALCRGIRGRYPQWKYLIDGDGGDENLKDYPIEENPELTIRSVVNNLMLYQEGWGVGKIKHSLTYSGGLSRSYTRTYAPAKFFGFDGFSPFTRPAVIEVAEGIPFITLTNYDTEKLYALKGEIVSRGIKAVTGLKMPVFPKRRFQHGALPKEKLRERVPEQETAFRSQFLSLYS
- a CDS encoding M24 family metallopeptidase — translated: MRHAPIDPQLFKTNRQQLKKLMLPNSLAIVNANDVLPTNADGTLRLCPNSDLFYLTGVEQEESVLLLAPDADDDKQREMLFLRETNEHLVTWEGHKLTKEEAREVSGIERIHWLSELRPLFHRLLCESERVYLNSNEHKRAVVEVETRESRFVADTIRRYPLHDYQRLARLMHRLRIVKSDAEVEVIKKACALTEAGFRRVLRFVKPGVSETEVEAEFAHEFIRRRGAFAYTPIIASGANACVLHYIQNDRPCRNGDLLLLDVAASYANYNSDLTRTIPVNGRFTRRQKQVYEAVLRVFRQSIKGLVPGKKPKDWQKEGEQMIEKELVDLRLLSTRAIKRQDPDKPAFKKYFMHGLGHPLGLDVHDVGFTTEPMQPGWVMTVEPAIYIKEEGFAVRLENDVLVTESGPVDLMASIPIEIDEIEKIMRR